The Anaerosporomusa subterranea nucleotide sequence GTCCTACGAGCGTTGTGCTATGTATTCTTTGGTCTCTTAGGTTTCTAATTAATACTAAGTGAATGATCTGCAAAGTAAAGGCAGCCACTCGATGGCTGCCTTTACTTTGCCTATTACTCTACCCTCAATGACGATCTATGCGGGATGTAATCCTATTCCTGCTTATGGAGAGCGCCGCTTCTATCGACCTATGTCTTATACTTTCTCCGATACCTCCTCATAAAATTGTGAACGTAGAAAATACTATGATAAGGCCTGAAAAGGAGGTATTAGTATGGATGAAAATCATTCGAAAGAAAAGTTTTTAGCTAATCCCATTGAACGACATGATACGGCGGCTTGGCGCGGGCATGTCGAAAGTACGAAGCCTGAGTCCAATGTCCCTATTCCCAGCGAGGAGGCAGTAATTGAGGCTAAGGAATGGGTGGATACGAATTCATTGTCTTAACTGGTTAAAGTAGCAAGAGGGGTGCCTCAAAGCAATTTGAGACACCCCTCTATTACTAATACTGCATTTCTGAGAAACGCTTTAAGGTTTGATATTTTTCGTGGGCATGTTGTTCGGCAGTCACGAACATCTCGTCCGCGACTTCAGGGAACATCGTCTTAAGTGAGGAGTAACGAATTTCGCCCTTCAGGAAATCTTGGAAGGAGCCTGTCGGTTCTTTTGAATCCAGGATGAAGGGATTCTTGCCTTGCTCTTTAAGACGTGGATCGTGACGCCAGAGATGCCAGTACCCCGCATCGACTGCTTTCTTCATTTCATATATGCTGGTGCCCATGCCGGATTTAATCCCGTGGTTAATGCAAGAAGCATAGGCAATAATCAGGGACGGTCCTTTGTAACTTTCCGCTTCGGTAATTGCTTTCAGGGTTTGATTCATATTTGCCCCCATGGCGATTTGGGCGACATACACATAGCCATACGTTGTAGCGATGAGCCCGAGATCTTTTTTGCGAATTCTCTTTCCGGCGGCTGCGAATTTAGCGATGGCTGCAGTTTGAGTCGCCTTCGAGGCTTGACCACCTGTGTTAGAGTAAACCTCTGTGTCCATAATGAAGATGTTTACATCATCCCCACTGGCGATGACGTGATCAAGTCCATTGTAACCGATATCATAAGCAAAGCCATCGCCGCCGAGAATCCAGACCGAGGGCTTAATGAGGTAATCTTTCCGTGCCATGATCTCGGAAAGAATCGGGTTAGCAGTGCTGGTTTCTTTTTTTATCGCTTCGAGTACCTGGGCTGAGGCTTTCTTAGACCCTTCACCATCATCCATATTGTCTAGCCATTCCTGGAAGGCCTGTTTCAGATTTTCACTGTTTGAGTTCTTCAACTCTTGGTGCATCAGATCGGCAATTTTGGATCGGATTTGTTTCGACCCGATATACATGCCGTAGCCAAATTCGGAATTATCCTCGAAAAGCGGGTTCATCCAAGCCGGTCCTTTTCCATCGGCATTCGTGGTATAAGGGATCGACGGGGAACTGCCACCCCAGATTGAAGAACAACCTGTGGCATTGGCAATCAACATACGGTCACCAAATAATTGTGTTAGGAGCCTGACGTAGGGAGTCTCACCACAGCCTGGGCAAGCTCCATTGAATTCAAGGAGCGGTCGGGCAAACTGGCTGCCAATGAGGGTCTTTACATCGATTAAATCCCGTTTTTCAGTAACATTCATCGCGAATTCCCAGTTCTCCGATTCCATCTCGATTTCATGATCCGCAGGCTTCATTACAAGGGCTTTACCTGGCGCCGGACAAGTATCCGCACAGTTACCACAACCGGTACAATCAAGTGGAGAAACCTGAATACGGTAATGATAACCCTCAAGCTTCTTAGAATTTGGTTTCTTTGTCTTAAAGGTGTCGGGAGCTTTCGTGAGTTCGTCCTCATTTAAGAGGAAGGGCCGAATGGTCGCATGTGGGCAGACATAGGAACATTGGTTACATTGAATACATTTATCGATTTGCCATTCTGGAGTATAAACCGCAATTCCCCGTTTTTCGTACTTTGTCGTACCGAGCGGGTGAGTTCCATCCTCCATTCCCACAAAGGCGCTGGTTGGAAGGTCATCTCCGTCGTGGCGAGCCATGGGGCGTTGAATATGTTTAATAAAATCAGGCTCGTCTTTCATTGGCATTGCTTCATCTTTAATGTCAGCCCAGGATGCAGGAATTTTTACTTGCTGCAATCCTTCAATTCCGCGGTCTACAGCTTTTTGGTTCATCTCAACAATACTCGAGCCTTTATTGCCGTACACTTTTTGAATGGAATCCTTCAGGTACTGGATAGCTTTCTCGACCGGGATGACTTTCGCCAATTTGAAGAAAGCTGCTTGCATAACCATGTTAATCCGACCACCAAGACCGATTTCTTCGGCAATTGAAATCGCGTCGATGATATAGAGATTGATATTGTTTTTAGCAATATAGCGCTTGTACAAGGCCGGAAGGTGGTCCTCCACTTCTTCTGGCCGCCAAGGGCAGTTCAGGACAAATGTGCCATTCTTTTTTAGCCCTTTCAGAAGGTCGTAATTATAGAGGAAAGACCGATTGTGGCAGGCAATATAATCGGCGTCAAACACGAAATAAGAGGATTTGATCGGCTTTTCACCAAAGCGCAAATGGGAAATTGTTGTACCGCCGGATTTTTTACTGTCATATTCAAAATAGCCTTGGACATGGAGGTCAGTATTGTCGCCGATGATTTTAATCGCGCTTTTATTGGCGCCGACCGTCCCATCAGAACCTAGGCCCCAGAACTTACAACTAATCGTGCCTTCCGGAGTGATATCTATTATTTCTTTCATTGGCAAAGAGGTGTGGCTGACATCGTCGACGATACCAATTGTGAACCGATCCTTGGGTTGGGTTTGTTTCAAATTTTTATAGACTGCGAGGATTTGGGAGGGAGTGGTATCTTTCGAGCCAAGACCATAGCGTCCGCCAATGATTATCGGTTTCGTGGCCTCATGATTAAACATTTGCAGGACATCGAGGTAAAGCGGTTCGCCGGTTGAACCGGGTTCTTTTGTTCGATCGAGGACAGCAATCTTCTTCACAGACTTAGGCAAAACTGCAAAGAAATGTTTCTTGGAAAACGGACGATATAGATGGACTTTAATCAGCCCGATTTTTTCACCTTTTGCCTGTAGGTAATCGATTGTTTCTTCCGTGGTGTTGCAGACTGAGCCCATGGCCACGATGATATTTTCCGCTTCAGGGTCCCCATAGTACTCGAATAAATGGTATTCACGCCCGCTTATTTTCTTAAATTCCTTAAAATAATTTTCCACAATATCAGGGATAGCTTCGACAAAAGGATTAGAAACCTCACGTCCCTGGAAATAAATATCGGGATTCTGGGCGCTGCCTCTTAAAACCGGATGTTCGGGATTCAGTGAACGGTCCCTAAATTCTTGAATCGCGTTATAATCGACCAGTTTAGAAATCTCTTCATAGGGAGTCACTGCGATTTTCTGAATTTCATGAGAGGTTCTAAACCCGTCAAAGAAATGCAAGAATGGTACCCGGGACTTGATTGAGGAAAGATGCGCGGTAAAACCGAGATCCATGGCTTCTTGGACATTATTAGAACAAAGCAAAGCAAATCCGGTTTGGCGGCAAGCATTGATATCCTGGTGATCTCCGAAAATCGATAATGCATGCGTCGCAAGGGCACGCGCGCTGACATGAAAAACTGCTGGTACCAGATTGCCCGCCATTTTATACATCTCAGGAATCATCAAGAGTAACCCTTGGGAAGCTGTATAGGTTGTCGTGAGAGCCCCCGCCTGAAGTGAACCGTGTACCGCTCCCGCAGCACCAGCCTCTGATTGCATTTCTACTACTCTGACAGGTTGATCAAACAAGTTCTTCTTACCATGAGCTGCCCATTCATCAACCCCTTCAGCCATCGGAGACGAAGGAGTAATCGGAAAGACAGTTGCCACCTCAGTAAGGGCGTAAGATGCCTCGGCTGCCGCCTGGTTACCATCCATTGTTTTCATTTTTTTTGACATTTGAGAACCACCTTTGCATACAAGAATATTCTTGCTTAGTATTAGAAATCTACAGACTCTAATACATGCAAGATGGAACAGATGTGCCGCGTTTATACGTTCAGCCCGGGTGAACCTTATCAAATCTAACTGTGCAAAAAAGCCTCAGCCTTTGCGTATTGCGGGTTGAGGCTTTTTGTCCTTTTGCAGGCTTGGGCGCCCCAAGACATTTGAGAAGGCTGTTGCCTTGTCACTCTAACTTTCCCGTGTTGAACTGAATATTTTCGGTAATGCTATATCATGCTAATTCATAAGGAAGGAGGGACTTTAATGACAGAGTTAATCAGATACTTTATTACCAAAAAATGTGAGAAGTGTAATCGTTGTATGGAAGTTTGCCCTGAAGGTGCAATCTACGCAGCGGACGAGAAATATGAAATTAATGATCACATGTGCAAAGGCTGTGGTATTTGTACTGAAGTATGTCCAACCAATGCCATCATACACGAGACCGATCCATTTCGCAGCATTAACCGTGAAGCAGACTCGTTTTTCGGTGGCGGTGCATGGCCTATACCATGGAATAAATTAAGATAGCTGGAGGATTTGCTGTGAATGCTTTAACCTTAGTCATTATCGCTATACTGGTATTAGTTTTGGCATATCGCTACTACGGCTGTTTTATCGCGGCCAAAATTCTAGTGCTTGATCCAAATCGTGAAACTCCTGCACATGAGTTCGAAGATGGCCATGACTATGTTCCTACTAACAAGTGGGTGGTATTTGGACATCATTTTGCGGCGATTGCCGGTGCAGGACCGCTTGTTGGTCCCACTTTGGCTGCTCAGTATGGCTATGCCCCAGGCTTCCTTTGGCTGCTGATCGGAGCCGTTCTGGCAGGCGGTGTACATGATATGGTGGTGCTTTTTGCGTCAATTCGCCATAAGGGTCGATCACTTGCTGAAATTGCTAAGGATGAGGTTGGAAGAACGACAGGCGCTGCTGCGAGTTTCGCGGTTCTTGTTATTATTCTTATGACGATGGCAGGGTTGGCAATTGTTATTGTCAATGCGCTGTTTAAGAATGCATGGGGCACTTTCACGGTAACAGCGACAATTCCGATAGCCATGTTTATCGGAGTATACATGCGTTATCTCCGACCAGGCCGTCTTGCTGAAGCTTCGATTATTGGTACTATTCTCGTCTTGCTGGGAGTAGCTTTTGGCCCAGTTATTAAAGCTTCTATCTGGGCGCCCCTGTTTACTTTTTCCGAAACTCAGCTGAAAATTTTGTTGCCAACTTACGGATTTATAGCAGCAACGTTACCCGTCTGGTTTCTTCTGGCGCCGCGCGATTATCTTAGCACATACTTAAAAATTGGAACGATTGCTGCACTAGCGTTGGGGATATTTATTGTCAGGCCAGATATTCAAATGCCCGCATTTACGGTATTTACTGCAGGCGGCGGGCCTATTATTCCTGGGCCCGTTTGGCCCTTTCTCATGATTACTATTGCTTGCGGTGCTGTCTCCGGATTCCATGCCTTAATTAGTTCGGGCACTACACCTAAGTTGGTGGATAATGAGTGTGACGTTATGGTAATTGGTTTCGGAGCCATGCTGACCGAATGCTTTGTTGGTGTTATGGCCTTGATTGCCGCCACCGCGTTGCATCCTGGTGATTATTTTGCTATCAATACTTCAGCCGCTGTTTTCCCCAGCCTTGCTGCAATGGGGTATACTGTAGTCGACTTACCTCAGTTATCGGCTATGGTTGAAGAGGATGTAGCCCACCGTCCGGGAGGAGCAGTATCTCTGGCTGTGGGAATGGCTTCTATCTTTGCAGGTATTCCCGGATTAAAGGGTTTAATGGCTTACTGGTATCAATTTGCCATAATGTTTGAAGCTTTATTTATATTGACCACCATCGATGCGGGTACAAGGGTAGCCCGGTATATCGTACAAGACTTGTTTGGTAAGTTTTATAAGCCTTTCGGACAAATCAACTGGTGGCCGGGCGTCATTTTTACCGGCGCAGTAGTGTCATTTGCTTGGGGATATCTGCTTTATGGCGGAAATATTTCAACCATATGGCCGATCTTTGGTGTCGCGAATCAACTGTTGGCAACGCTGGCGCTATGTATTGGCACTACTATCATACTAAAACAGACTAAAAGCAAGAAATATTCGCTTGTTACCTTCATTCCGATGGTAGTCATGTTTATTACTACAGTTACTGCCGGGAGTATGTCCATCGTTATCACCTATCTGCCCCAAGGTTTGCTGGCAAATGCGGCTTTGATGGTTTCAATGATTGTAGCTGTTGTTATAACGGTGGTAGACTCCAGTATTAAGTGGTATCGGTTTATACGAAAAGAAGAGGGAAAGTAGACAGGAAGGAATTAGAGCGGTAGTTCAATGAGCAGAGAGATACTGATAATTAGATTAAGTTCGATTGGTGATGTTATCCATTGTACACCGGTAGCCGAGGCACTGAAAGCAGCTTGGCCGGACTGTAAAATAACTTGGCTTGTCGGTGAGGTCTGTGCCGACCTAATAAAATACAATCCGTATATTGATGAAATCATGGTTTGGTCACGGGAACGTTTCGATAAACATTTGCGATCTTATGAATTTAATCAGTCTTTTACTTTGTGGCGGGACTTACAAAAACAATTGGCGACAAAGGTTTTTTATGCGGCGCTTGATATTCATGGCTTGTTTCTTACAGGCATGATTGCCAGGCAGGTAAAGACAAGCCGGCGTATTGGCATGCGTGATGCCAAAGAGTTAAACCCGCTATTTATGACTGATACGGCTGACCCAATCGGTAAACATATTGCAGAACGGTATCTGGGGGTATTAACCTCGCTTGGCATTAGTCCGGACAACCGAGAAATGACACTGATTGTTCCTGAGGAGGCTAAGCAATTCGCGCAGAACTATTTAAGAAAGGAAATTGTTTTGCCTCAAGACAAGTTAGCTGTATTGGTTCCGGGAACGACATGGTCTA carries:
- a CDS encoding DUF362 domain-containing protein, with the translated sequence MTELIRYFITKKCEKCNRCMEVCPEGAIYAADEKYEINDHMCKGCGICTEVCPTNAIIHETDPFRSINREADSFFGGGAWPIPWNKLR
- a CDS encoding CDIF630_02480 family spore surface protein; this translates as MDENHSKEKFLANPIERHDTAAWRGHVESTKPESNVPIPSEEAVIEAKEWVDTNSLS
- a CDS encoding glycosyltransferase family 9 protein encodes the protein MSREILIIRLSSIGDVIHCTPVAEALKAAWPDCKITWLVGEVCADLIKYNPYIDEIMVWSRERFDKHLRSYEFNQSFTLWRDLQKQLATKVFYAALDIHGLFLTGMIARQVKTSRRIGMRDAKELNPLFMTDTADPIGKHIAERYLGVLTSLGISPDNREMTLIVPEEAKQFAQNYLRKEIVLPQDKLAVLVPGTTWSTKNWPPEFFAATAKRLNKDFKILLCGGKNECLMGKEITAKAGVPIINTIGQTSLLEMAALLERATVVVAGDTGPLYMAAALKVPTVAIFGPTNPATYALPGKQNVAICNQHSCSFCHKTKCPNGNAVCMRSVLPAQVVEGVYHVLAHIP
- a CDS encoding carbon starvation protein A; protein product: MNALTLVIIAILVLVLAYRYYGCFIAAKILVLDPNRETPAHEFEDGHDYVPTNKWVVFGHHFAAIAGAGPLVGPTLAAQYGYAPGFLWLLIGAVLAGGVHDMVVLFASIRHKGRSLAEIAKDEVGRTTGAAASFAVLVIILMTMAGLAIVIVNALFKNAWGTFTVTATIPIAMFIGVYMRYLRPGRLAEASIIGTILVLLGVAFGPVIKASIWAPLFTFSETQLKILLPTYGFIAATLPVWFLLAPRDYLSTYLKIGTIAALALGIFIVRPDIQMPAFTVFTAGGGPIIPGPVWPFLMITIACGAVSGFHALISSGTTPKLVDNECDVMVIGFGAMLTECFVGVMALIAATALHPGDYFAINTSAAVFPSLAAMGYTVVDLPQLSAMVEEDVAHRPGGAVSLAVGMASIFAGIPGLKGLMAYWYQFAIMFEALFILTTIDAGTRVARYIVQDLFGKFYKPFGQINWWPGVIFTGAVVSFAWGYLLYGGNISTIWPIFGVANQLLATLALCIGTTIILKQTKSKKYSLVTFIPMVVMFITTVTAGSMSIVITYLPQGLLANAALMVSMIVAVVITVVDSSIKWYRFIRKEEGK
- the nifJ gene encoding pyruvate:ferredoxin (flavodoxin) oxidoreductase; the protein is MSKKMKTMDGNQAAAEASYALTEVATVFPITPSSPMAEGVDEWAAHGKKNLFDQPVRVVEMQSEAGAAGAVHGSLQAGALTTTYTASQGLLLMIPEMYKMAGNLVPAVFHVSARALATHALSIFGDHQDINACRQTGFALLCSNNVQEAMDLGFTAHLSSIKSRVPFLHFFDGFRTSHEIQKIAVTPYEEISKLVDYNAIQEFRDRSLNPEHPVLRGSAQNPDIYFQGREVSNPFVEAIPDIVENYFKEFKKISGREYHLFEYYGDPEAENIIVAMGSVCNTTEETIDYLQAKGEKIGLIKVHLYRPFSKKHFFAVLPKSVKKIAVLDRTKEPGSTGEPLYLDVLQMFNHEATKPIIIGGRYGLGSKDTTPSQILAVYKNLKQTQPKDRFTIGIVDDVSHTSLPMKEIIDITPEGTISCKFWGLGSDGTVGANKSAIKIIGDNTDLHVQGYFEYDSKKSGGTTISHLRFGEKPIKSSYFVFDADYIACHNRSFLYNYDLLKGLKKNGTFVLNCPWRPEEVEDHLPALYKRYIAKNNINLYIIDAISIAEEIGLGGRINMVMQAAFFKLAKVIPVEKAIQYLKDSIQKVYGNKGSSIVEMNQKAVDRGIEGLQQVKIPASWADIKDEAMPMKDEPDFIKHIQRPMARHDGDDLPTSAFVGMEDGTHPLGTTKYEKRGIAVYTPEWQIDKCIQCNQCSYVCPHATIRPFLLNEDELTKAPDTFKTKKPNSKKLEGYHYRIQVSPLDCTGCGNCADTCPAPGKALVMKPADHEIEMESENWEFAMNVTEKRDLIDVKTLIGSQFARPLLEFNGACPGCGETPYVRLLTQLFGDRMLIANATGCSSIWGGSSPSIPYTTNADGKGPAWMNPLFEDNSEFGYGMYIGSKQIRSKIADLMHQELKNSNSENLKQAFQEWLDNMDDGEGSKKASAQVLEAIKKETSTANPILSEIMARKDYLIKPSVWILGGDGFAYDIGYNGLDHVIASGDDVNIFIMDTEVYSNTGGQASKATQTAAIAKFAAAGKRIRKKDLGLIATTYGYVYVAQIAMGANMNQTLKAITEAESYKGPSLIIAYASCINHGIKSGMGTSIYEMKKAVDAGYWHLWRHDPRLKEQGKNPFILDSKEPTGSFQDFLKGEIRYSSLKTMFPEVADEMFVTAEQHAHEKYQTLKRFSEMQY